A window of Candidatus Hydrogenedentota bacterium genomic DNA:
GAACCAGCCGATTAGAGGAAGCAGGCGAAGCGACGGAGCTTGCGGGATTACCCCTTTACGCCGCCCAACTGAATGCCGCTCACAAGGTAGCGCTGCATCAAAACAAACAGGATGATCATCGGCAGCACATTAAGAACGGAGGCGGCCATGATGAGGTTTGTTTGTTGGGCGTAGACGGTGTCGAAGTAGAGCATGCCAACGGGCAGGGTTCGCAAGTGCTCGGTCTTGATGAGGATGAGCGGCCACAGGAAACTCCCGTAGTTGCCGATGAAGGTGAAGATGGCAAGCACGATCAGGCCGGATCGTGACAGCGGCATGATGAGTTCCCAGAAGACCTGCCAGGAATTCGCGCCGTCGATGGTGGCGGCTTCATCGAGTGACGGAGGAATGGTGAGCATGAATTGACGCAGGAGGAAGGTGCCGAAGGCACTGAACGAAACGGGGATGATCAGTCCGAGATAGGAGTCCAGGAGTTTCATCGACACCAGGATCGTGTAGTTGGGAATCATTGTCACGATGATAGGCACCATCATCGTTGCGAGATAAAGCTTGAAGACGGTATCGCGCCCGCGCCATTCGAGCCGCGCAAATGCGAACGCGGCCATGGCGCTGGTAATGCAGGTAAGCAAGGTAACCCAGCCCGCGACGAGGATGCTGTTAAAGTAATACTTGCCGAAGGAGATGTTCTCCGTGGTGAACACATCCATGTAATTTCCAAAGCGCCATTCGGTAGGGATTGGGTTGAGCATTTCGACTTCGCTGAGGGGTTTCAGGCTGGTGAGGATCATCCACGCGAAGGGCGTCATCATCATGAGGGCGATAAGCATAAGGACGACGTGAAACGTCAGACGCAGCCATGCGGGGTCCTGACGTCCGTCTCGCGGCTGTTTCTTAGTAGTTGACGTGCCTGCTTCCATAGCGCCAATTCACCATAGTTATCGCAAAAATGATCGAGAACAGCACCCATGCCACGGCGGATGCGTAGCCAATCTCAAACTCTTCGAAGGCTTTTGTGTAGATATAGTAGGCGAGCGTTTTTGTAGTGCCCGCCGGGCCGCCTTCTGTCATGCTTCGGGCCTGCTCGAAGCCACCCTGCAACCCGGTGATAAAACTCATGACGACGATGAAGAAGGTAGTTGGGGCGAGCTGGGGCCACATGACGTGGCGGAACTTGGCCCACATGCCCGCGCCGTCAATGTCCGCCGCCTCGAAAAGGTCCTTGGGAATGTTGGCGATGCCCGCGAGGTAGAGGAGCATGTTGGAGCCGCCCACGAACATCCAGATGGTCATGATGACGATGGCGTCGCGCGCTCCGAAGCCGAATTGCGTGAAGTCGATCCCAACGTGGTCGGCGGCCAGCGCCGCGATGTTCTGCGTGGACCCCAGCCAGTCTGGGGCATGCCAGCCGGTCAATCCGAAGAGATCGAAGAACCACTCGATGACAAGGTTAATCGGACCGAAGTGGGGATTGAAGAGCTTCTTCCAGAGGATGAACATGGCGATGCCGGAAGTGAAACTGGGCAGGTAGAAGAGGGTGCGGTACGCGATTACGCCACGGATGTTGCGGCTCAAGAGAATCGCGAGCGCGAGCGAGCCCGCGATGCAGAATGGCATGGAGAGCAAGAGGTAGATGGTGTTGTTGAAGTAGAGCCAGAATTGCGGGTCATGGAACAGTTTTACAAAGTTGCCGAGCCCAAT
This region includes:
- a CDS encoding sugar ABC transporter permease; amino-acid sequence: MKRAASVRTTALLFLAPNLAGFLVFTLGPVLFSLGAAFTNWNLMKTVPLHWIGLGNFVKLFHDPQFWLYFNNTIYLLLSMPFCIAGSLALAILLSRNIRGVIAYRTLFYLPSFTSGIAMFILWKKLFNPHFGPINLVIEWFFDLFGLTGWHAPDWLGSTQNIAALAADHVGIDFTQFGFGARDAIVIMTIWMFVGGSNMLLYLAGIANIPKDLFEAADIDGAGMWAKFRHVMWPQLAPTTFFIVVMSFITGLQGGFEQARSMTEGGPAGTTKTLAYYIYTKAFEEFEIGYASAVAWVLFSIIFAITMVNWRYGSRHVNY
- a CDS encoding carbohydrate ABC transporter permease — translated: MEAGTSTTKKQPRDGRQDPAWLRLTFHVVLMLIALMMMTPFAWMILTSLKPLSEVEMLNPIPTEWRFGNYMDVFTTENISFGKYYFNSILVAGWVTLLTCITSAMAAFAFARLEWRGRDTVFKLYLATMMVPIIVTMIPNYTILVSMKLLDSYLGLIIPVSFSAFGTFLLRQFMLTIPPSLDEAATIDGANSWQVFWELIMPLSRSGLIVLAIFTFIGNYGSFLWPLILIKTEHLRTLPVGMLYFDTVYAQQTNLIMAASVLNVLPMIILFVLMQRYLVSGIQLGGVKG